In Paenibacillus sp. FSL R7-0345, a single window of DNA contains:
- a CDS encoding methyltransferase domain-containing protein, with protein MKSPKNVGSVAPSSRFLAKKMVNQVEWDHIKAVAELGAGTGPITRYIQSNVKRDANVFLFEMDHVMRRKLRLNYPGFSCHSNATRLVDTINQKNVIYLDCIFSGLPFFNFERELRDALLDQIVHALKPGGMFIAFQYSLQMKKQLSEHFIIENIQLVPLNLPPAFVYVCRKK; from the coding sequence ATGAAAAGTCCGAAGAATGTGGGAAGTGTGGCGCCGAGCTCCCGTTTTCTGGCGAAGAAGATGGTTAACCAGGTTGAATGGGATCATATTAAGGCTGTTGCAGAGCTGGGCGCGGGAACAGGTCCGATCACCCGTTACATTCAATCCAATGTGAAACGGGATGCAAATGTCTTTTTATTTGAAATGGATCATGTCATGCGAAGAAAGCTGCGGTTAAATTATCCCGGGTTCTCATGCCACTCTAATGCAACCCGGTTAGTAGATACCATTAATCAAAAAAACGTTATCTATCTGGATTGTATATTCAGCGGACTGCCCTTCTTTAACTTTGAACGTGAACTAAGAGATGCTTTATTAGACCAGATTGTCCATGCGCTCAAGCCGGGCGGGATGTTTATTGCCTTCCAGTACTCTCTTCAAATGAAGAAGCAGCTCTCCGAACATTTTATTATTGAAAATATTCAGCTTGTGCCTTTGAATCTGCCACCTGCGTTTGTGTATGTCTGCCGGAAAAAGTAA
- a CDS encoding VTT domain-containing protein, with product MSLIDQYGYLFFYVALSLGPFGVPIPNEITVVTGAILSRSGVLNIGMTYISILSGLLTAITLFHFAGRIFGQRLKHKFQHNRNFQKAEKILSQRGDWAMCIGIFIPVVRYFLPFLIGFNRGSIRKFMLISYSCAVVWTLTFFAAGTGFGHQLLTFFNTF from the coding sequence TTGTCATTAATCGACCAGTACGGTTATTTGTTTTTTTATGTGGCTTTGTCGCTTGGACCCTTTGGTGTGCCCATTCCTAACGAAATCACAGTGGTTACTGGCGCTATTCTGAGCCGCAGTGGTGTTTTAAATATCGGGATGACTTATATATCCATTCTGTCCGGGCTATTGACGGCTATTACCCTGTTTCATTTTGCAGGAAGAATATTCGGACAACGCTTAAAGCATAAGTTCCAGCACAACCGCAATTTTCAAAAAGCTGAAAAAATCTTAAGCCAGCGTGGCGACTGGGCAATGTGTATCGGTATTTTCATACCTGTGGTGAGATACTTTCTCCCCTTCCTGATCGGATTCAACAGAGGATCTATCAGGAAGTTTATGCTTATTTCCTACTCCTGCGCTGTAGTTTGGACATTAACCTTTTTCGCAGCAGGTACGGGTTTCGGTCATCAGCTTTTAACTTTTTTCAACACATTTTAA
- a CDS encoding PLP-dependent aminotransferase family protein — MKKFEVIARSLEEWIQEQAALRNQHSWNGKGIKLPAVRVLANQYQCSISTVLRAYEWLEQRHLVYSVPQSGYYAMPDGGLPEEAQWEGPLDFASAAPDPRVFPYADFRHCVDQAMKQKQSELFLYGTDRGLPSLIELLRKQFADYQVFTQKEQLFITSGVQQALAVLALMHFPNGNQQVLLELPGYHNMPPLLKGLNVPFTGVNRTIDGLDWEGLERSFREDDIKFFYVMPRFHNPLGTSLSAHDKKRLIQLACKYDVYLVEDDYLADLESDSRQDPLWSADTEGRVIYLKSYSKILFPGLRLGVAVLPHSLVPLFGAHKRMLDIDTSLLSQAALEIYIRSGMFAHHGKVIRGRYAERMRRVHGQLDAFADFTPFARAPLTGGEHTVLPLPDRIPVSVLLLRLKKRGILADSTGRYYPQGYPVPDKMLRLNISNVPSLRVAEGMNIIREEISKLDIGRDSAVHT; from the coding sequence TTGAAAAAATTTGAGGTCATCGCCCGGTCGCTGGAAGAATGGATACAGGAGCAGGCGGCGCTGCGCAATCAGCACAGCTGGAACGGAAAAGGAATCAAGCTTCCGGCAGTCCGGGTTCTTGCTAACCAATATCAATGCAGCATCAGCACGGTATTGCGGGCTTATGAATGGCTGGAGCAGCGGCATCTTGTCTATTCCGTTCCTCAGTCCGGCTATTATGCAATGCCTGACGGAGGACTGCCGGAGGAAGCGCAGTGGGAAGGCCCGCTCGATTTTGCTTCGGCAGCACCTGATCCGCGTGTATTTCCATATGCGGATTTCCGGCATTGTGTGGATCAGGCAATGAAACAGAAGCAATCCGAGCTGTTTCTCTACGGTACCGACCGTGGCTTGCCTTCTTTGATCGAATTGTTGAGGAAACAGTTTGCGGATTATCAGGTGTTCACACAGAAGGAGCAGCTGTTTATCACGTCCGGCGTACAGCAGGCGCTTGCTGTGCTGGCGCTGATGCATTTTCCGAACGGTAATCAGCAGGTCCTGCTCGAGCTCCCCGGCTATCACAATATGCCTCCGCTGCTGAAGGGGCTTAATGTGCCTTTTACCGGAGTGAACAGAACAATAGACGGGCTGGATTGGGAGGGGCTGGAGCGGAGCTTCAGGGAGGACGATATCAAATTCTTCTATGTAATGCCGCGCTTTCATAATCCGCTGGGGACTTCCCTGTCTGCTCATGACAAGAAGCGGCTGATACAGCTCGCCTGTAAATATGATGTTTATCTTGTGGAGGATGATTATCTCGCCGATCTGGAAAGCGATTCGAGACAGGACCCGTTATGGTCGGCGGATACGGAGGGACGGGTCATTTATCTGAAAAGCTATTCCAAAATCCTCTTCCCCGGGCTGCGCCTCGGCGTCGCTGTATTGCCGCATTCACTGGTACCGTTGTTTGGAGCGCACAAGCGCATGCTGGACATCGACACCTCGCTGTTATCGCAGGCTGCACTTGAAATCTACATCCGGAGCGGCATGTTCGCCCATCACGGTAAGGTAATCCGGGGCAGATACGCTGAACGTATGCGCAGAGTACACGGCCAATTGGATGCATTTGCTGACTTTACTCCGTTCGCACGCGCACCGCTTACCGGAGGTGAACACACGGTCTTGCCGTTGCCTGACCGCATTCCTGTGAGCGTGCTGTTATTACGGCTCAAGAAACGCGGTATACTTGCGGATTCCACCGGGCGGTATTATCCGCAAGGTTATCCCGTACCGGATAAAATGCTGCGGCTTAACATATCTAATGTGCCAAGCCTGCGGGTCGCTGAGGGTATGAATATCATCCGGGAGGAGATTAGTAAGCTGGATATTGGAAGAGACAGCGCGGTACATACCTGA